In the Thiovulum sp. ES genome, one interval contains:
- a CDS encoding McrBC 5-methylcytosine restriction system component (PFAM: McrBC 5-methylcytosine restriction system component), which produces MIVTIFEHSKVKIAEKRDLENAVFSKNDLADLLSIKLDKKSVFKFHNSQTVKTDSIVGSIALKDGVIIEILPKIAKEKNIESYRKEFVKLIRFTDKRNSFVSSSTSSKVSIKELPLISYVVELFSENLLAEIRKGSDKGYTKVIESNNTIRGKIDIQKTLNRHPFDRSRVVVEYRKRTKNTNLMKVFKSISILLLEDQTFSYRTKQNFFEVRNLLENVENIQLRESDFERVQFSRLNSRFETLFNQARTIFYNYMPYTAKIDSTPFWSILFDMNYLFEKFVETLLKKSKIPFVSQKSHSIYDKIKIIPDIILDDFVIDTKYKIYKERPNREDIYQLITYVSTLKKRKGYFIAPSFESRENLVFEPKIGGTEIEVIFVNIGFGIDEVVKD; this is translated from the coding sequence ATGATTGTTACAATTTTTGAACACTCAAAAGTGAAAATTGCTGAAAAACGAGATTTGGAAAATGCTGTTTTCTCAAAAAATGATTTAGCTGATTTGCTTTCAATCAAACTTGATAAAAAGTCAGTTTTTAAATTTCACAATTCACAAACTGTAAAAACAGATTCTATTGTTGGCTCAATTGCTTTGAAAGATGGTGTGATTATTGAGATTTTGCCAAAAATTGCAAAAGAGAAAAACATAGAGAGCTATCGAAAAGAGTTTGTAAAATTGATCCGTTTTACCGACAAGAGAAATTCATTTGTGAGTAGCTCGACCTCATCGAAAGTTTCGATTAAAGAGTTGCCTCTGATTTCGTATGTTGTGGAACTTTTTTCGGAAAACCTTTTGGCAGAAATCAGAAAAGGAAGTGACAAAGGCTACACAAAAGTTATTGAAAGCAATAACACAATTCGTGGAAAAATTGATATTCAAAAAACTCTAAATCGACATCCGTTTGATAGAAGTAGAGTTGTTGTCGAATATCGAAAACGAACGAAAAACACGAATCTCATGAAAGTTTTTAAGTCTATTTCAATTCTTCTTTTGGAAGACCAAACTTTTTCCTACCGAACGAAGCAGAATTTTTTTGAAGTCCGTAATCTTTTGGAAAATGTCGAAAATATCCAACTTCGTGAAAGTGATTTTGAGCGAGTCCAATTTTCAAGATTGAATAGCAGATTTGAGACTCTTTTCAATCAGGCACGAACCATTTTTTACAACTACATGCCATACACGGCAAAAATTGACTCAACTCCTTTCTGGAGTATTCTTTTTGACATGAATTATCTTTTTGAAAAATTTGTTGAAACTCTTTTAAAAAAATCTAAAATTCCGTTTGTCTCACAAAAATCACACTCAATTTACGACAAAATCAAGATAATTCCCGACATTATTTTAGATGATTTTGTTATTGATACGAAATACAAAATTTACAAAGAGAGACCAAACCGAGAAGATATTTATCAGTTGATAACTTATGTTTCGACTCTCAAAAAGAGAAAGGGCTATTTTATTGCTCCGAGTTTTGAAAGTCGGGAAAATTTAGTTTTTGAACCAAAAATTGGTGGAACAGAAATTGAAGTGATTTTTGTAAATATTGGTTTTGGTATCGATGAGGTCGTAAAAGATTAA